The genomic segment TTCCCAAACCTCATTCCCCATCCCCGCCAAGTGCTCCCGTATCCCGGCCTCGGCCGCCACCATTGATTTACCCATGACCACTATCTTCCCGCTCCCCACTATGTTCCCCACTATTCTCCTAGCCTCCTCGGCATTCCCCGCCAGGTACGCCTTCCCCCCAAGGGCCCTCACGGCAGCCATAGTCTCATCCACGTACTTATCCATGTCCCTGATCACTGCCTCCTTAGCCCTCCTCAACTCCTCGGCTAAGTCCTTTATGTAGGGATATTTCTCCAGTATATTCATTGTTCTCGGCACGTTGTGCTCCACTGCCCTACTTATTGCGGCATCCCAACTCATGAAATCGCCTCAATCAAGTCAATCACCTTAACCCCACTCGGCGCGTTACGGCTCAAATTAGCGAGGCAAATGGGGCACGCGGTCACGATGACCTGCGATAACTTGCTTAACCCAGCAACCCTAACCCTCGCTATCGAGTTTGATAGGGATGGATTAATGGATTCAACGGGGCCCCCACAACACATTGATGTCGCTACCCCGGTCAAGTATGGATCCTCCTTAACCTCTATCCCGGCATTCCCCAGTAACTTCCTCGGCGCCTCCCTGAGCCCAAGGTACCGCGAGTAGAGGCAGGAGTCATGAATGGCGACGGCCCCGCTTCCCTTCTTATCCACGTCCTTGATGAGCTCCATGTAATTAATCACCTCCGCATCCACCCTCTGGAACTTGGGGAGAACATTCACCAAGATGTTATGGGTGTGGGGATCAATGGTTATCACTCGCTTTGCCCCACTCAATGCCCTCGCCACCACTGCCGAGTACTCCCTAAACGCATCCTCGAACCCCAACTCATAGAGGATGGCCCCAGAGTACGGCTCCTCCTCATAGAGGTA from the Thermocladium sp. ECH_B genome contains:
- a CDS encoding Fe-S oxidoreductase is translated as MENWLRVLGDLLLSNLRSNMLPLPVDKGTCTRWASGLGLPRGGDTIIYTSCLYQLVPAINRLVSLIDKASKVPELARLAPMGLMKSLVKPSQSELDRMNGIVRSIALLLKKNGVEFGYLYEEEPYSGAILYELGFEDAFREYSAVVARALSGAKRVITIDPHTHNILVNVLPKFQRVDAEVINYMELIKDVDKKGSGAVAIHDSCLYSRYLGLREAPRKLLGNAGIEVKEDPYLTGVATSMCCGGPVESINPSLSNSIARVRVAGLSKLSQVIVTACPICLANLSRNAPSGVKVIDLIEAIS